A stretch of the Ischnura elegans chromosome 5, ioIscEleg1.1, whole genome shotgun sequence genome encodes the following:
- the LOC124158578 gene encoding protein white, with product MTICDEKEPLLGPARGPVHDQTAASGFHGIGYVEPEDRSGGDSTPPTGSPPSDETIDLDSLAPVFRESNSLLLGNGRAPGGGGVGDGGGGGAIRACYGSLRPLSPSNGYAGGLHPLSKEEEAAGNGPFAHDTLLKQSGGRIAYTWWGIDVFSADVEDSVRRRRQRLSSTASAAGAAASAAWRRIARPFSRRGGREERGLAGSPRRKHILKHVSGVAYPGEFLAILGSSGAGKTTLLNALTFRTTPSVVIEGGLRALNGVPLTSSYALASLSAYVQQDDLFIGTLTVREHLVFQALVRMDKGIPYKHRMRRVDEVISELALTKCQDTLIGVPGRIKGISGGEMKRLSFASEVLTDPPLMFCDEPTSGLDSFMAYNVVSVLKGMARKGKTVICTIHQPSSEVFALFDKVLLMAEGRVAFQGTPRDACTFFMELGAPCPSNYNPADFFVQLLAVVPSREDSCRQAIDMICDTFAASEMGVCMEKEASAAATSSVGSIKDSGLLFIDGDDDDPLGERRSPYKADWCSQFRAVFWRSWLSMLKEPILMKVRVLQTLLVALLLGFLFFGQELSQEGVMNINGALFLFLTSMTFQNVFAVINVFCSELPVFMREHLNGMYRTDVYFLCKTLAEVPIFIVIPVVFTCVSYYLIGLNPEPSRFLYALLIVSLVANVATSFGYMISCLSKNVPMALSIGPPVIIPFLLFGGFFLNIASVPVYFKWLSYLSWFKYGNEALVINQWDGIDSILCERDNNTCMHSGHIVLETLSFHESDFNLDIISLCFLLVLFRTIAFVALLIRTLG from the exons GTGGAGCCCGAGGATCGCAGCGGCGGCGACAGCACACCACCCACCGGCTCTCCCCCCAGCGATGAGACCATCGACCTAGACTCCCTGGCCCCCGTCTTCCGCGAGTCCAACTCTCTGCTTCTGGGCAACGGCCGCGCCCCCGGAGGCGGAGGCGTTGGAGACGGCGGGGGCGGCGGGGCGATCCGCGCCTGCTACGGCTCCCTCCGCCCCCTTTCGCCCTCCAACGGATACGCCGGGGGCCTGCACCCCTTGtcgaaggaggaggaggcggcgggCAATGGACCCTTCGCTCACGACACGCTGCTCAAGCAGTCCGGGGGGCGGATTGCGTACACGTGGTGGGGCATCGACGTGTTCTCGGCCGACGTCGAGGACTCGGTGCGGCGTCGGAGGCAGCGGCTCTCGTCCACGGCGTCGGCGGCGGGGGCCGCTGCTTCGGCCGCCTGGAGGCGGATCGCGAGGCCCTTCTCCAGGAGGGGAGGGCGAGAGGAGAGGGGACTGGCGGGGTCACCACGCAGAAAGCACATCCTCAAGCACG TGAGTGGAGTGGCGTATCCTGGCGAATTCCTGGCCATCCTGGGCTCAAGCGGCGCTGGCAAGACGACGCTCCTGAACGCACTGACGTTTCGCACGACGCCGAGCGTGGTGATCGAGGGTGGACTCCGGGCGCTCAACGGCGTGCCTTTAACTTCCTCCTACGCCCTCGCCTCGCTCTCCGCTTACGTGCAGCAGGACGACCTCTTCATCGGAACGCTCACAGTGCGAGAGCATCTCGTGTTTCAG GCTCTCGTCAGAATGGACAAGGGTATTCCTTACAAGCACAGAATGCGACGAGTCGATGAAGTCATTTCAGAG TTGGCGTTGACCAAGTGCCAGGACACGCTGATTGGCGTCCCCGGCAGGATCAAGGGCATTTCCGGGGGAGAGATGAAGAGGCTGTCGTTTGCATCCGAG GTGCTGACGGATCCACCGCTCATGTTTTGCGACGAGCCGACGTCCGGCCTGGACTCGTTCATGGCATACAACGTGGTCTCCGTGCTGAAGGGAATGGCTCGGAAAGGCAAGACCGTCATCTGCACCATCCACCAGCCCTCCTCCGAGGTGTTCGCGCTCTTCGACAAAGTGCTCCTGATGGCCGAGGGCAGGGTCGCCTTCCAGGGGACGCCCAGAGACGCCTGCACCTTCTTCATGGA GCTCGGAGCGCCGTGTCCCAGCAACTACAACCCAGCCGACTTCTTCGTTCAGCTGCTGGCGGTGGTTCCGAGTCGCGAGGATTCGTGTCGCCAGGCCATCGACATGATCTGCGACACTTTCGCCGCCTCCGAGATGGGCGTGTGCATGGAGAAGGAGGCGTCCGCGGCCGCCACGTCCTCCGTGGGCTCCATCAAAGACAGCGGACTGCTGTTCATCGACGGCGACGACGACGACCCTCTGGGCGAGCGGCGCTCCCCTTACAAGGCGGACTGGTGCTCGCAGTTCAGGGCCGTCTTCTGGAGGTCATGGCTCAGCATGCTCAAGGAGCCCATCCTCATGAAAGTCCGAGTGCTGCAGACGCTG CTCGTTGCCCTGCTCCTTGGGTTCCTCTTCTTCGGACAAGAACTCAGCCAGGAGGGTGTAATGAACATCAACGGAGCTCTCTTCCTCTTCCTGACCAGCATGACATTCCAGAATGTGTTCGCCGTCATCAAC GTATTCTGTTCAGAATTGCCAGTTTTCATGCGGGAACACCTAAATGGAATGTACCGAACGGATGTTTACTTCCTCTGCAAGACTCTTGCAGAGGTGCCTATTTTCATTGTGATCCCAGTGGTTTTCACCTGTGTCTCATATTACTTGATTGGACTCAATCCAGAGCCATCCAGGTTCTTGTATGCACTGCTCATTGTCTCCTTGGTCGCCAATGTAGCCACATCATTTG GATACATGATCTCCTGCTTGAGCAAGAATGTGCCAATGGCCCTCTCGATTGGTCCTCCAGTTATAATTCCGTTCCTGCTCTTCGGAGGCTTCTTCCTCAATATTGC ATctgtcccggtatacttcaagTGGTTGAGTTACCTCTCTTGGTTCAAATATGGCAATGAAGCATTGGTGATCAACCAGTGGGATGGCATTGACTCTATCCTCTGTGAAAGGGACAACAACACTTGCATGCACTCCGGGCACATTGTATTAGAAACGTTGAGTTTCCATGAG tCGGATTTCAACCTTGACATCATCAGTTTGTGCTTCTTGCTGGTGCTTTTCCGAACGATTGCTTTCGTTGCCCTTCTCATAAGGACACTGGGCTAA